Genomic window (Lewinellaceae bacterium):
CTGAATTCTTCGAAGAGCTGCATGACCAGGCCTTCGTTGAGCTTTGGCGCCGATTCCGGATAGGCCGGCGTACCCCATATAATTATTTCGCGGTGGTTTTCCAGAGGCAGCTTGTATTCCAGCACGGCCCTTGCCGCCTCGCTGCCTTCTTCTGCTCCCAGGTAGAGCCCCCAGGGGAAGCCCTTTTCTTCCTCCTCCGCAAAGCCCGCGCCCCGGTAATAGGCGCGGGGAGAAAACTTTTTTACCGATTGCGCCAGGCTGGCGGCGGAGTGGAAAGCTTCTTCTATGGTGGTATTGGGTTTGGCCAGCGCCTTGTAGAATTGCCCGGCGAAATCGCGGGCCATTTCATCCTTCACCTCTACCTGTGTGGCGATGACCGCCGGGATGCCCAGCCCGAGCAGGTAATCGACCTGTTTCCGGGTGGAGCAGCCGTTCAGGAAGACCAGCTTCAGCCGCTTTTCCTGCGCCAGCAATGCGGCGATGCCTTTGGCGTCAGCATCCTGCCCTTCCAGGCGAAGGCTGCTGCTGTCGGCATGGCCGGCATAGTGAAAGATGGCCACCCGGCCCTTGTAATCGGTGAGGTAATGATAAATCTTGCGAATGTCTGCATGCTGGTCGCGGAAAACCTGGATGTGTTGCCGGTTCTGAAGAGGGTTCAACTCCCGAAAAATGTCTTCTGCTTCCTGTTGGAGCAAAGGAAGATGGTTGTCTTTGTCATCGGCGAATGCCAAAAAGATTACCGGTATATCGGGAGTTTTCATTGGCGGTTTTAAGCGTAGCTGAATGATGCTATGGCGCGCAGTTAGCGGCTCTTGCAAATGGATTCTAAATATAGGAATTTTTGTTTAATCCGGCTTCATTATTTGCTCGTTCACTCCTCTTCCTCCAAATTGTAACGGCGCAGCACCTCCGGCCAGTCGGCCCGGTGTATCCGGTTCACCAGCAGCGGGTTGATCTCCTGATAGTAGGGGCTGCCTTTGGGAAGCAGGAAGCTGCGGTACTGCTTATTGAAGGTTACGGGCAGCAGTTGTACTTTGCCGTCCAGTTTGTGGTGGGTGATGAGATAGTGCAGCACCGTTTTGTCGTAAACCAAAGCGTCGGCCTCGTGGCGGGCCAGGGCCCGCAGGCCCTCTAACGGATCATCGTAAGATTCGTCAGGCAGGATATCATGGGCGACCAGAAAATCTTCGCTGCCGGTGGCGCCTACCGTCCCCAGCCTGTCCAATGACTGCAAATCCTGTAGTTTCTCGATCTGGGCCGCCAGAGAATTGACGGTAAGGGTAGAGGCGATCGTAGCCGTAAACCCGGAAATGATGATCACTGCGGTAAACATCCAGATGATGGCAATGCTTTTGCCTACAGATGTCTTGGGCGCCTTATCGCCATAGCCAACCGTCGTCATAGTCACCGCCGACCACCACAGGCCGTCGAGCAATCCGTGCAGGCCGGGCCGGAACTGGAAGTGGTTGTGCCGGCGCTCCACCAGCCAGAGCAGCGTGCCGAAACAAAAGATGATAAAAAACAACAGAAGCACGATCTTGAGGAAATCCATGGAAAAAAAATTGCTGATGAAGATGCGGAACTGGCTTCGCCTCACGCTGGCCGTGGCCACCCCCAGGCTGGAGATAAAAAAAGGCTGGGATACGTCAAACATCTTGAGGCGCGTGCTGCTCACGGTCAATGGGTTGATGGTAATGTCAAGCTCCTGGAAATCCAGCGCCCTGATCATGCCGATGATGTCGTAGTACTCCCGGTATTCGTACTGCACGCCGAGCTGCCCGGCAATATCCTCCCAC
Coding sequences:
- a CDS encoding transporter substrate-binding domain-containing protein, translated to MKLKAILIISYLLSSTCLWGQGSTVLRVGLHPDPPFIIKMGEGHYEGLCVDLWEDIAGQLGVQYEYREYYDIIGMIRALDFQELDITINPLTVSSTRLKMFDVSQPFFISSLGVATASVRRSQFRIFISNFFSMDFLKIVLLLFFIIFCFGTLLWLVERRHNHFQFRPGLHGLLDGLWWSAVTMTTVGYGDKAPKTSVGKSIAIIWMFTAVIIISGFTATIASTLTVNSLAAQIEKLQDLQSLDRLGTVGATGSEDFLVAHDILPDESYDDPLEGLRALARHEADALVYDKTVLHYLITHHKLDGKVQLLPVTFNKQYRSFLLPKGSPYYQEINPLLVNRIHRADWPEVLRRYNLEEEE